The Oncorhynchus kisutch isolate 150728-3 linkage group LG8, Okis_V2, whole genome shotgun sequence DNA segment TGCATACATTATGCAAGCACTGACAGAGATCAAAATGATGGCTTAAACATATTGAATCAACATTGTAGGTTTACAAAGACATTTACAAACAATTCATTTTGGGTTATGAATAATGATCAGATAAGACATTTTAATAACTATACGTTAAAATCTATAATTTAGATAACCATTGAAAAACTGTAAATATTGCAGGTTATACATTTAGGATACCACATTTTCTAAAATAGATATGACTTCTCAGTTTCTCCCCCATCGTGGATTGGGCACATTGACCGTATATTGCGCCGATTGCGTGTCCTTGACGCAACAACAATCCCCGTCAATACAGCTCAAATCTGTTTATCGCCGAGTGGATATTTTGCCAGCCTGCTAATTTCTCCCGAACAGTGCCAGATTTGGGCTATTATGGCGTCTTTGGGGGAACCTGTTCGACTGGAAAGAGGTAAAACGTCAAACAACACAGATCGCTTGATCAATAATAATGGTTAAAATTATGAAAATACACACGAGCCAAACAGATGGCTGGCTAGTTAACGGTAGCTAATCTGGAATTTAatttagttagctaacgttagccatttAATTTTGAAATAACTAGCCCAAAGTACAATCATCTCTCAAAAGTCGAAAGAAAAATAGATTATTCCAATATAATCGCTTTAGTTTTAAGAAAGACAGATGGGCTGAGTTGCTAATGTtgtagccagctaacgttagctgattTAGATAGCTATCCTCTAAGGCTGGTAgtttgcagtggtgtaaagtactaatgAACAAATACTTTAAGGTACTACTTAAATCGTTTTtgaggggtatctgtactttactatttattattttgacaacttttacttcactacctATCTAAAGAAAAtaagtactttttactccatacattttccctgacacccaaaagtactggttacattttgacaggaaaatggttcaattcacacacttatcaagagaacataccCTGGTCATCCCAACCGCCTCTAATCTggcacactcactaaacacaaatgctttgtttgtaaattaatgTCTTGAGTGTTGTATTGTGctcctggctatccatacatttaaaaaatggtggCGTGTGGTTTGCAtaatgtaaggaatttgaaatgattaatacgtttacttttgatatttaagtatatttaaaaccaaataccaaAACCaatagacttttactcaagtagtattttactgggtgacttttacttgagttgttttctaaggtatctttacttttactcaagtgcgACAAATGGGTACTTTGTAGCTTCCTAGTAATGTTAGCAGTTGCACCCAAACAAAAGTTCAGCGTCCAGTatgtagctagctgtagttcagtagctagctaggttaGTTTGAAAATGTTGCGCCCGAAAGCCCGGACTGTTACTTGCAGTCCTGATGATACAAGTCCCTGTCCATTGAATTCTACCATGTGTTTACAAACATTGTGATGAAGATTTGGTAATGATCAGCTATGCCTGCATCATAATACCCTATGCATGGACAGATTtacttcatcaatctacaaaatCAAAAACCAACAGACTCCATTACTCTTGTGCTGAAGTGTTAGATCCTCTGCCTCAAGCAATTATTTCCCAATCCAAAGTCTTTAAATCGATGTCAATTATTGGTAAGATCTCTGACGGTGGGTGGTCTCCATGTTTTCTCCCCACAGACATTTCTCGGGCCATTGAATTGCTTGACAAGCTCCAGAGAACAGGGGAAGTGCCACCCCAGAAACTGCAGGCACTGCAAAGGGTCTTGCAGAGCGAGTTCTGTAATGCTGTGCGAGAGGTGAGCTGTGACAATGCCATTAAATGCCCATCACACCCTTCAAAGTTCAACTCAAATTATGTGGCCAAATCTGGACCTCAAGGCCAGAAGTACTGCTGATTTTCATTCTCCCCCTCCAATAAGTGTGACTGATTCAGACCTGGGGCACCAGGTGAGTGGAAAAAAAATAATCAGCAGTACTCTAGACCTCCAGACTCGGATTTGTGTACTTATGTGAGATGGGGCTGATACAGACAGGCCTATAAAACATGAATTGTTTGATTGCTGCCTATAGTCTAGTTATTTGATTTCAGATATAAGATTTGTCATTCCTTCAATGTCAGTGTATAGTGTTGTGATTACGAAATAAGCTATCCAGTTTGAGGATTAATTAATAGCTTGGAACCCTGGACAGCAAGAACTACCAGGATCTCCATTTTTAACATGTCAGACCTTTTGACGGAAGTAATTCAGCTTTGCAGTTTGCATTTGACTAACCTTCTTTCTGCCTTTTCTAAACAACTCTGTAGGTGTATGAACATGTGTATGAGACAGTGGACATTAACAGTAGCCCAGAAGTCAGGGCAAATGCCACAGCCAAGGTATGTCACAACAACAACCAATATTAAACAACTCTGTAGGCAACTCTGGGTTAACAACTTCTCTTGTCTTGTAGGCCACTGTTGCAGCGTTTGCGGCCAGTGAGGGGCACTCACACCCTCGCGTGGTGGAGCTGCCTAAGACAGAGGAAGGACTTGGCTTCAATATAATGGGAGGGAAGGAACAGAACTCTCCTATTTACATCTCACGCATCATTCCTGGGGGAATCGCCGACCGCCACGGGGGCCTCAAAAGAGGCGACCAGCTTCTTTCTGTCAATGGGGTGGTACGTGTTGTTTATGCAGTCTCTGGTtgtgtccgaatacccatacttgCGTTCTAAATAGTAGGCATTTTGGGAAGGCGAAAAAGAAAGTTTTGTAGAATGTGCAATTTCGAAAATTGAGTATGCTTTAAAAATTccaggatgtcatactcattttgGCTTTTTGTTTAGTAGTATTTGCTGCACTTGAGGAAGAGAATTGTATTTCGAGGCCCACGTGTGTCTGACAACAGCTGAGGGGACAAGCTGTACCAAAATAAATTAATGTAGGGAATCGACACAATTGCCCATTGTAGGATGAGCCTAGTATGCTGTTATATTTTGAGCATATGCTCTCATTATGATAAAACACTGGTTTAGTtaaacagacaacaacaaaaaagtgtccCTTGTTTAGTGGTTTTAcgcatcatcatgatgatgtggcaaCAACTTGCTTTTTGAAAAGttctatatcttgaaaacttgattgctgacatgcaacacATTTTGGGACtctatcaacagtggactaatgaataAAATGTATACTTTTGAGTAGATTATTCCTTTAAGCAATGGTTCCAGGACcagaatacagttgaagtcataagtttacatacacttaggttggagtcattaaaactcgttttttcaaccactctacaatttttttgttaacaaactatagttttggcaagtctgttaggacatctactttgtgcatgacacaagtaatttttccaacaattgtttacagacagattatttaatttataattcactgtatcacaattccagtgggtcagaagtttacatacagtaagttgactgtgccttttaaaaagcttggacagttccagaaaattatgtcatggctttagaagcttctgataggctaattgacatcatttgagtcaattggaggtttacatgtggatgtatttcaaggcctaccttcaaactcattgcctctttgcttaacctcatgggaaaatcaaatcagccaagacctcagaaaaaaaatggtagacctccacaagtctggttcatccttgggagcaatttccaaatggctgaacgtaccacgttcatctgtacaaataatagtatgcaagtataaacaccatgggaacacgcagccgtcataccgctcaggaaggagatgcgttctgcctcctagagatgaacgtactttggtgcgaaaagtgcaaatcaattccagaacaacagcaaaggaccttgtggagatgctgtacaaaatgatctatatccacagtaaaacgagtcctataacctgaaaggccgctcagcaaggaagaagccactgctcctaaactgccataaaaaagccagactacggtttgctactgcacatggggacaaatatcgtactttttggagaaatgtcctctggtctgatgaaacaaaaatagaactgtttggccataatgacaatcgttaagtttggaggaagaagggggaggcttgcaagctgaagagccccatcccaaacgtgaagcacggtggtggcagcatcatgttgtgggggtgctttgctgcaggagtgactggtgtgcttcacaaaatagatggcatatgaggaaggaaaattatgtggatatattgaagcaacatctcaagacatcagtcagaaagttaaagcaaatgggtcttccaaatggacaatgtacccaagcatccttccaaagttgtgtcaaaatggcttaagggcaacaaagtcaaggcattggagtgtccatcacaaagccctgacctcaatcctacagaaaatgtgtgggcagaactgaaaaggtgtgtgcgagcaaggaggcctacaaacctgactcagttaccagctctgtcaagatggAATGGGGAAAAATTCACCCaatttgtgggaagcttgtggaaggctacccaaaacgtttgacccaagttaaacaattgaaaggcaacactaccaaatactaattgagtatatgttaacttctgagccctggggatgtgatgaaataaataaaatctgaaataaatccttctatctgctattattcagacatttcacattcttaaaataaagtggtgatcctaagtgacctaagacagggaatttttccaggattaaatgtcaggaattgtgaaaaacctgagtttaaatgtatttggctaaggtgtatgtcaactttggacttcaactgtatgtattatgATAAGTACACAGTATGCAGTTTAATTAAATAGCAGGCAAGCCAGATTTCTGACATGGCTACTATCAATATACATTTATCATATTCAGTCACCtaattttgtttgttatttaaaTTGATCCTCCTTTTATCTCTTTCTTTCCAGAGTGTGGAGGGGGAGCACCATGAGAaagctgtggagcttctcaaagctGCCCAGGGCACTGTGAAGCTGGTGGTCAGGTACACTCCTAAAGTCCTTGAGGAAATGGAGTCCCGCTTTGAGAAGATGAGGTCTGCAAAGCGCCGGCAACAGAACAGCTATCCCCAATAGTGTTTTTTCATCACTGGCACGCAATTCCCTCATCTTTCACCCTCTTCCAGCCATCTGTCCCAGTCACAATTTTAACCTTCTTCTAAAACTTAGCACACTAAGTTTTTAGTTTAgatccacatacagtggggcaaaaaagtatttagtcagccaccaattgtgcatgttctcccacttaaaaagatgagagaggcctgtaattttcatcataggtacacttcaactatgacagacaaaattagaaaagaaaatccagaaaatcacattgtaggatttttaatgaatttatttgcaaattatggtggaaaataagtatttggtcaataacaaaagtttatctcaatactttgttatatagcctttgttggcaatgacagaggtcaaacgttttctgtaagtcttcacaaggttttcacacactgttgctggtattttggcccattcctccacgcagatctcctctagagcagtgatgttttggggctattgctgggcaacacggatttg contains these protein-coding regions:
- the LOC109881443 gene encoding protein lin-7 homolog C isoform X1 translates to MASLGEPVRLERDISRAIELLDKLQRTGEVPPQKLQALQRVLQSEFCNAVREVYEHVYETVDINSSPEVRANATAKATVAAFAASEGHSHPRVVELPKTEEGLGFNIMGGKEQNSPIYISRIIPGGIADRHGGLKRGDQLLSVNGVSVEGEHHEKAVELLKAAQGTVKLVVRYTPKVLEEMESRFEKMRSAKRRQQNSYPQ
- the LOC109881443 gene encoding protein lin-7 homolog C isoform X2 → MWPNLDLKARSTADFHSPPPISVTDSDLGHQVYEHVYETVDINSSPEVRANATAKATVAAFAASEGHSHPRVVELPKTEEGLGFNIMGGKEQNSPIYISRIIPGGIADRHGGLKRGDQLLSVNGVSVEGEHHEKAVELLKAAQGTVKLVVRYTPKVLEEMESRFEKMRSAKRRQQNSYPQ